The following coding sequences are from one Panicum hallii strain FIL2 chromosome 5, PHallii_v3.1, whole genome shotgun sequence window:
- the LOC112892057 gene encoding uncharacterized protein LOC112892057 isoform X1 — translation MVAEAATAGDRRRRSRAPAGGTAAGNDDGEEQHLNPFLDAAPSASSRVQFRNVASRARWVEEAGAAEVVESKGKLWLTTGVTRGGKLCYNVEEIGYAGSWLKGVP, via the exons ATGGTGGCGGAGGCAGCGACCGCTGGCGACCGCCGCAGGAGGagccgcgctccagcgggtGGCACCGCTGCCGGAAACGATGATGGCGAGGAGCAGCATCTCAACCCCTTCCTCGACGCAGCTCCATCCGCCTCCTCGAGGGTCCAGTTCAG GAATGTGGCCTCACGCGCGCGGTGGGTGGAAGAGGCCGGTGCCGCAGAGGTGGTGGAGAGCAAGGGCAAGCTGTGGCTGACCACCGGCGTCACCCGGGGCGGCAAGCTGTGCTACAACGTCGAGGAGATAGG CTATGCAGGTTCTTGGTTGAAAGGGGTGCCTTGA
- the LOC112892054 gene encoding uncharacterized protein LOC112892054, whose amino-acid sequence MRTLRVFLHLRNNTGPDGQPPPPRSHTPSAMSQRPRPEAGSTAEGDEEQRLRAALRHLQAEAGVLERLVYKHRNQHRGAAYFQYLLKVGRDLKLLLGAGLAEVLNAVFPVLACRKPANTVLVPTKQTKKKPGANHSHHERLLGVARLLSQMAEPVMKAATQITFLLARSFFIDLCTAVLSLLARIRVLVQQMLLDVVSLYNKVTDLTDRKQAVKISIGGVQAFREYYPSTNDACTILDCVWVKDKFVLHEKMKGSCQETQVEDQKSFGPESSIQYETLALISEDTPNFEETNQTAKQAGAAAADQPDKMNHCSDAGGSQSGRQLENESGACSVPDTLSTRIHSVPHLNLKHETRKRVAFVAVGNPKVPGAASETKSSEVNKKQRLDMISQTSVESGF is encoded by the exons GAACAACACCGGACCGGACGGacagccgccgccaccgcgttCTCACACGCCGTCGGCCATGTcgcagcggccgcggccggaGGCGGGTTCTACGGCGGAGGGAGACGAGGAGCAGCGGCTTCGGGCGGCGCTGCGTCACCTGCAGGCGGAGGCGGGGGTGCTCGAGCGCCTGGTGTACAAGCACCGGAACCAGCACCGCGGCGCCGCCTACTTCCAGTACCTCCTCAAG GTGGGGAGGGACCTGAAGCTGCTGCTTGGCGCCGGGCTCGCCGAGGTCCTTAACGCCGTGTTCCCCGTCCTCGCATGCCGCAAGCCGGCCAACACGGTCCTCGTCCCGACCAA GCAGACTAAGAAGAAACCTGGTGCAAACCACAGCCATCATGAGAGGCTTTTGGGTGTTGCCCGCTTGTTATCCCAG ATGGCTGAACCTGTTATGAAGGCAGCAAC TCAGATAACATTTTTACTTGCTAGATCATTCTTCATTGATCTTTGTACAGCAGTGCTTTCTTTGCTTGCACGAATAAGGGTCCTGGTCCAACAG ATGTTACTTGATGTTGTATCATTATATAATAAGGTTACAGATCTTACTGATAGGAAGCAGGCTGTTAAGATTAGCATCGGTGGAGTGCAG GCTTTCAGAGAGTACTACCCCTCTACGAATGATGCCTGCACAATTCTGGATTGTGTATGGGTGAAAGATAAATTTGTTTTGCATGAAAAGATGAAAGGTAGCTGTCAGGAAACCCAAGTTGAGGATCAGAAGTCCTTTGGTCCTGAATCTTCAATCCAGTATGAGACGCTTGCACTCATTAGTGAAG ATACACCAAACTTTGAAGAAACAAACCAGACAGCCAAACAGGcaggtgctgctgcggctgatCAACCAGATAAAATGAACCATTGCAGTGATGCTGGAGGTTCTCAAAGTGGGAGGCAACTGGAAAATGAAAGTGGTGCTTGTTCAGTTCCTGACACCCTTAGTACTCGTATACATTCAGTTCCACACCTGAACCTCAAGCATGAGACTAGGAAGAGAGTAGCATTCGTTGCTGTTGGAAATCCAAAGGTTCCTGGTGCAGCCTCAGAAACAAAATCATCAGAAGTAAACAAGAAGCAAAGACTAGACATGATTTCACAGACCTCTGTAGAATCTGGATTCTAA
- the LOC112892057 gene encoding uncharacterized protein LOC112892057 isoform X2: MVAEAATAGDRRRRSRAPAGGTAAGNDDGEEQHLNPFLDAAPSASSRVQFRNVASRARWVEEAGAAEVVESKGKLWLTTGVTRGGKLCYNVEEIGFLVERGALIFLNDKDETIGTEAIYEKIAGGKYGCSWDAFQAYKHLKSLGYIVGRYGVPWTIMHTNSGTCDTTVPPSVVHTDQSFNRVDGTCSNITKLLKEMHIDEISPSFEVYLPNSKFKKSSPGAPSFLLCLLRNKPPSRIELEMVENNFGGIPLKYCHVDNGRVSFLSFDKVALPRLP, from the exons ATGGTGGCGGAGGCAGCGACCGCTGGCGACCGCCGCAGGAGGagccgcgctccagcgggtGGCACCGCTGCCGGAAACGATGATGGCGAGGAGCAGCATCTCAACCCCTTCCTCGACGCAGCTCCATCCGCCTCCTCGAGGGTCCAGTTCAG GAATGTGGCCTCACGCGCGCGGTGGGTGGAAGAGGCCGGTGCCGCAGAGGTGGTGGAGAGCAAGGGCAAGCTGTGGCTGACCACCGGCGTCACCCGGGGCGGCAAGCTGTGCTACAACGTCGAGGAGATAGG GTTCTTGGTTGAAAGGGGTGCCTTGATTTTTCTCAATGACAAGGATGAAACGATAGGAACTGAAGCCATTTATGAAAAGATTGCTGGAGGAAAATATGGGTGTTCCTGGGATGCCTTCCAAGCTTATAAGCACTTGAAATCGCTTGGTTATATTGTTGGACGATATGGTGTCCCCTGGACCA TCATGCATACC AATAGCGGTACTTGTGATACTACTGTTCCTCCCAGTGTGGTGCACACTGATCAGAGCTTCAATAGAGTTGACGGCACCTGCAGTAACATAACCAAATTGCTGAAGGAAATGCACATTGATGAGATATCTCCATCCTTTGAAGTGTATTTGCCTAACAGCAAATTTAAAAAATCATCCCCAGGCGCCCCTAGTTTCCTCTTATGTCTGTTAAG GAATAAGCCCCCCTCAAGGATTGAATTGGAAATGGTGGAAAACAATTTTGGGGGTATTCCTCTCAAGTATTGCCATGTGGATAATGGGCGGGTCAGCTTTCTTTCATTCGACAAAGTTGCTCTTCCAAGATTGCCCTGA
- the LOC112892056 gene encoding uncharacterized protein LOC112892056, protein MLLDVVSLYNKVTDLTDRKQAVKISIGGVQAFREYYPSTNDACTILDCVWVKDKFVLHEKMKGSCQETQVEDQKSFGPESSIQYEMLALISEDTPNFEETNQTAKQAGAAAADQPDKMNHCSDAGGSQSGRQLENESGACSVPDTLSTRIHSVPHLNLKHETRKRVAFIAVGNPKVPGAASETKSSEVNKKQRLDMISQTSVESGL, encoded by the exons ATGTTACTTGATGTTGTATCATTATATAATAAGGTTACAGATCTTACTGATAGGAAGCAGGCTGTTAAGATTAGCATCGGTGGAGTGCAG GCTTTCAGAGAGTACTACCCCTCTACGAATGATGCCTGCACAATTCTGGATTGTGTATGGGTGAAAGATAAATTTGTTTTGCATGAAAAGATGAAAGGTAGCTGTCAGGAAACCCAAGTTGAGGATCAGAAGTCCTTTGGTCCTGAATCTTCAATCCAGTATGAGATGCTTGCACTCATTAGTGAAG ATACACCAAACTTTGAAGAAACAAACCAGACAGCCAAACAGGcaggtgctgctgcggctgatCAACCAGATAAAATGAACCATTGCAGTGATGCTGGAGGTTCTCAAAGTGGGAGGCAACTGGAAAATGAAAGTGGTGCTTGTTCAGTTCCTGACACCCTTAGTACTCGTATACATTCAGTTCCACACCTGAACCTCAAGCATGAGACTAGGAAGAGAGTAGCATTCATTGCTGTTGGAAATCCAAAGGTTCCTGGTGCAGCTTCAGAAACAAAATCATCAGAAGTAAACAAGAAGCAAAGACTAGACATGATTTCACAGACCTCTGTAGAATCTGGACTCTAG